From a single Chlamydia ibidis 10-1398/6 genomic region:
- a CDS encoding thioredoxin family protein, translating to MILLQSLKRCSFKQLKLLSSLFFVTSSLCAHGRSVENTSRIVWHVDYQEAVEKSRASNLPMLLFFCGSDWNGSCMKIRNEVLSSIEFSEKVADKFVCVEVDFPKYRQQVDALREQNAKLKSQFRIDEFPCLLLLSSQGKEIYKLGSFGNETGGKLGDILSHVVEVDNSLNKALPVISSLSMQELQRYYRLSEEISRKDFMANALEIGVREDDYFFLSEKFRLLVESGKMDSEECQKVKKRLLNKDIKNEKHTYFTVALIEFQELAKRSQEGVRQDISEVIAPLEAYLTQFGQEDKENVWRIEMMIAQFYLESDQWQNALEHAEVAFEKAPKEVRSHISHSLDYIRHQS from the coding sequence ATGATCCTGTTGCAGAGTCTGAAGAGATGTTCTTTTAAGCAACTGAAACTGCTATCCTCATTATTTTTCGTAACTAGTTCGCTTTGTGCTCATGGTAGGAGCGTAGAAAATACATCCCGTATTGTTTGGCATGTTGATTATCAAGAGGCTGTCGAAAAGAGTAGGGCTAGCAATCTTCCTATGCTATTATTCTTTTGCGGATCTGACTGGAACGGCTCTTGTATGAAAATTAGAAATGAAGTTTTATCTTCGATAGAGTTTTCCGAAAAGGTAGCTGATAAGTTTGTCTGTGTAGAGGTCGATTTTCCGAAATATCGTCAACAAGTCGATGCTTTACGTGAGCAGAATGCTAAATTGAAATCCCAATTTAGGATAGATGAATTTCCTTGTTTACTTTTGTTGTCTTCCCAAGGGAAAGAAATTTATAAACTTGGTTCTTTTGGAAATGAAACAGGGGGTAAGTTAGGCGATATTCTTTCTCATGTGGTAGAGGTAGATAATTCTTTGAACAAGGCATTACCGGTGATTTCTAGCCTATCAATGCAAGAATTACAGAGGTACTATCGTTTATCCGAGGAAATTTCTAGAAAAGATTTTATGGCAAATGCTTTGGAAATAGGCGTTCGAGAGGATGATTATTTCTTCTTATCGGAGAAGTTCCGTCTTCTTGTGGAATCTGGGAAAATGGATTCAGAGGAATGTCAGAAAGTGAAAAAGCGTTTGTTAAATAAAGATATCAAAAACGAGAAACATACATATTTCACTGTTGCTTTGATTGAATTTCAAGAGTTAGCAAAAAGGTCACAAGAGGGAGTACGTCAGGATATAAGTGAAGTTATAGCTCCCCTAGAAGCATATCTGACTCAGTTTGGTCAAGAAGACAAGGAGAATGTATGGAGAATCGAGATGATGATAGCACAATTTTATCTGGAATCTGATCAATGGCAAAATGCCCTAGAACATGCTGAAGTAGCCTTTGAAAAGGCCCCTAAGGAAGTGCGTTCACACATTTCGCATTCTTTAGATTATATCCGCCACCAGTCATAG
- the rnpA gene encoding ribonuclease P protein component has protein sequence MQRLTLPKCARVLKRKQFVHITRSGFSSQGSQVVFYVAPLRHHTSCKLGITVSKKFGKAHKRNYFKRLVREAFRQTRHALPACQIVVMPKRDKRLPEFKTLLIDFSQHIPEIVVKMSRHKSMTGGGYNLKNAKCVNALP, from the coding sequence GTGCAACGCTTGACTCTACCAAAATGTGCTCGCGTATTAAAAAGGAAGCAGTTTGTTCATATCACGCGTTCTGGTTTTTCTTCCCAAGGTAGTCAGGTCGTTTTTTATGTCGCTCCCTTGCGTCACCATACCTCCTGTAAGTTAGGAATAACTGTATCTAAAAAGTTCGGTAAAGCACATAAAAGGAACTACTTTAAACGACTCGTTCGAGAAGCTTTCCGACAGACACGTCATGCCTTACCTGCCTGTCAAATAGTGGTTATGCCTAAAAGGGATAAACGTTTGCCTGAATTTAAGACCTTATTGATAGATTTCTCTCAACACATTCCCGAAATAGTTGTGAAAATGTCTCGCCATAAATCTATGACTGGTGGCGGATATAATCTAAAGAATGCGAAATGTGTGAACGCACTTCCTTAG